Proteins encoded in a region of the Leptolyngbya subtilissima AS-A7 genome:
- a CDS encoding DUF6559 family protein — translation MFDMSQEAVNILAKVGLITACAATVTLPIELIRRSFRARKKRIAIRTYAKRVSRLLRARYGIQENYTPAQVQRIIREWGYSTGYDYYGLAMFCAYADFINYYRPARKRYNYEMMRREISYCLFSTDTTFNVSDVIEKNTKNLAIHRHIKYIGPELRKRYGVQKKYTPYQVKQAVSNSRYSSGYDCYAFAIYCSHDDFVDYHRTIGESCDYNSMRSEISNSFYSIFQGSTTFDACDVIDLSDRIDSAKDVGDSGSWWPDSLNFANGSDFSGGNNFDSGGGDSSSGSD, via the coding sequence ATGTTTGATATGTCGCAAGAAGCCGTGAACATCCTAGCTAAGGTTGGGCTTATTACAGCATGTGCTGCTACTGTTACGTTGCCTATCGAACTAATTAGACGATCGTTCCGAGCTCGGAAAAAGCGCATTGCAATTCGTACATATGCTAAGCGTGTTAGTAGATTACTCCGTGCCCGCTATGGAATACAAGAGAACTATACTCCTGCTCAGGTGCAGAGAATCATAAGAGAATGGGGCTACAGCACTGGGTATGACTATTATGGATTAGCGATGTTTTGTGCTTATGCTGATTTTATAAACTATTATCGGCCGGCACGGAAACGCTATAACTATGAAATGATGCGACGCGAGATTAGCTATTGCTTGTTTAGTACAGATACTACATTTAATGTATCTGACGTAATTGAGAAAAATACAAAAAATCTCGCAATTCACAGACACATAAAGTATATCGGCCCCGAACTCCGCAAACGCTATGGAGTTCAGAAGAAATATACTCCTTATCAGGTTAAGCAGGCTGTCAGCAATAGTCGCTACAGTTCAGGCTATGACTGTTATGCATTTGCAATCTATTGCTCACATGATGATTTTGTGGACTACCACAGAACCATAGGTGAATCATGTGACTACAATTCAATGCGTAGTGAAATCTCTAATTCCTTTTATTCCATTTTTCAGGGTAGCACCACATTCGATGCTTGTGATGTGATTGACCTTAGCGATCGCATCGACAGTGCTAAGGATGTGGGAGATAGTGGCTCATGGTGGCCTGACTCACTTAATTTTGCTAATGGAAGCGATTTTAGTGGTGGGAATAATTTTGATAGTGGTGGAGGTGATTCTTCTAGTGGGAGTGACTAA
- a CDS encoding general stress protein: protein MGTTDSQSTRHSRAVGLFSTRQEAEQALHQLRDSGFQMDRVSVVAKSGEGLNDLTTDGDFDPDKTKAEQTQDGAGAGATAGAVTGGAVGLIGSLGVLAIPGVGPLAGAGILLANTLLGSGIGAASGGLLGGLIGWGVPEDRANYYNDRVYNNDDYLVLVEGSEQEIQAAESVLSQNGIRDWGVYGATGSPVYTGS from the coding sequence ATGGGAACGACTGATAGTCAATCTACTCGACACAGCCGTGCCGTTGGCCTGTTTTCGACTCGGCAGGAGGCTGAGCAAGCCCTGCACCAGCTACGCGATTCAGGCTTTCAAATGGACCGCGTTTCAGTGGTGGCTAAATCTGGAGAAGGGTTGAATGATCTAACCACCGATGGAGACTTCGACCCCGATAAGACCAAGGCTGAGCAGACTCAAGACGGTGCTGGTGCTGGTGCAACGGCCGGTGCCGTGACCGGCGGTGCCGTCGGTCTAATTGGTAGCTTGGGTGTGTTGGCTATTCCTGGTGTGGGGCCACTTGCGGGGGCGGGCATCTTGCTTGCCAACACGCTCTTAGGTAGCGGTATTGGTGCAGCCAGCGGTGGCTTACTTGGTGGGCTCATTGGCTGGGGCGTACCCGAAGACCGCGCCAACTACTACAACGATCGCGTCTATAACAACGACGATTACTTAGTGTTGGTAGAAGGCAGCGAGCAAGAGATTCAGGCCGCTGAATCGGTATTGAGTCAAAACGGCATTCGTGACTGGGGTGTCTATGGCGCTACCGGCTCTCCTGTCTACACAGGTAGCTAA
- a CDS encoding ATP-binding protein, producing MRIAPLPDNEAERLKVLHSLSILDTAPEDSFDDLTRLASQICGTSIALVSLIDADRQWFKSRVGLLMTETHRDIAFCSHAILQSNLFLVPDTSTDERFSDNPLVTGDPHIRFYAGAPLMTSEGSAIGTLCVLDQEPRKLSVEQTESLKIISRQVARQIEQRRDLASLAQISLDVHQIGEKLRLSQERFELATLGSSGGIWDWDMKTKEVFFSPRWKNILGYADHEIPNCLEEWFERLHPEDVQRAQNALTAYLKREIPTYDLEYRLQHKDGTYRWVLSRSVALWDEQGKPYRMAGSHIDITDRKQAEEIVEKALQKERELGELKTRFISMASHEFRTPLTSIVLYAELLKNYSHTWDRKEKDEAFQRIQDAVQTMTELMDGVLAIGQVEEAKQAFKPTLLDFSELVQDVVEQIKLISQTQCNISFDASPEKINVVLDEMIVRQILTNLVFNAVKYSHEGGDVRVSCRHQEDYLILQIQDQGIGIPKENQENIFEPFYRAKNVDYIAGTGLGLAIVKQGIQAHQGTISVESEVGKGTTFTITLPCNIENLQ from the coding sequence ATGAGAATCGCCCCTCTTCCCGATAACGAAGCAGAAAGGCTAAAAGTTTTACATAGTCTGAGTATTCTTGATACTGCTCCTGAAGATAGCTTTGATGATTTAACTCGCCTAGCTTCTCAAATTTGTGGCACTTCGATCGCTCTTGTTAGCTTAATTGATGCCGATCGCCAATGGTTTAAATCTAGAGTTGGGCTATTGATGACCGAGACGCATCGGGATATAGCTTTTTGCTCTCATGCTATTTTGCAATCCAATTTATTTTTAGTGCCAGACACATCTACTGATGAACGGTTTTCTGATAACCCCTTAGTTACCGGTGATCCGCATATTCGATTTTATGCAGGTGCTCCGTTAATGACTTCCGAGGGCTCTGCGATCGGTACCCTTTGCGTTCTAGATCAGGAGCCACGAAAGTTGAGTGTTGAGCAGACTGAGAGTTTGAAAATTATCAGCCGTCAAGTTGCAAGGCAAATTGAACAACGGCGTGATTTGGCAAGCTTAGCTCAAATTAGTTTAGACGTACATCAGATTGGAGAAAAGCTACGCCTTAGCCAAGAACGGTTTGAATTGGCAACTCTTGGCTCTAGCGGGGGAATATGGGATTGGGATATGAAGACTAAAGAGGTCTTCTTTTCACCTCGTTGGAAGAACATTTTGGGATACGCAGATCACGAAATTCCCAATTGCTTAGAAGAATGGTTTGAGCGATTACATCCTGAAGATGTTCAACGAGCACAAAATGCCCTGACCGCTTATCTGAAGCGCGAGATTCCGACCTATGACCTGGAGTACCGCCTCCAGCATAAAGATGGAACTTACCGCTGGGTTTTATCTCGATCGGTTGCCCTATGGGACGAACAAGGCAAACCTTATCGAATGGCCGGCTCCCACATTGACATCACAGACCGTAAACAGGCAGAGGAGATTGTTGAAAAAGCGCTTCAAAAAGAACGAGAACTGGGCGAGCTAAAAACTCGCTTCATTTCCATGGCATCCCACGAATTTCGTACCCCTCTGACTAGTATTGTCCTCTACGCTGAACTCTTGAAGAACTACAGCCATACTTGGGACAGAAAAGAGAAAGATGAAGCTTTTCAGCGAATCCAAGACGCGGTTCAAACTATGACCGAGCTTATGGATGGAGTTTTAGCTATTGGTCAGGTTGAGGAAGCTAAACAAGCCTTTAAGCCTACTTTGCTTGATTTTTCAGAGCTAGTTCAAGATGTAGTAGAGCAAATAAAGCTTATTTCTCAAACCCAGTGCAACATCTCTTTTGATGCTTCTCCAGAAAAGATTAATGTTGTTTTAGACGAAATGATTGTCAGGCAGATTTTGACTAATCTAGTCTTTAATGCAGTCAAGTATTCCCATGAGGGAGGGGATGTAAGAGTTTCATGCCGTCATCAAGAAGATTATCTGATTCTGCAAATTCAGGATCAGGGTATTGGTATCCCAAAAGAGAACCAAGAGAACATATTTGAGCCTTTTTATCGAGCCAAAAATGTCGATTACATTGCGGGAACTGGGTTGGGTTTAGCAATTGTGAAGCAGGGAATTCAGGCTCATCAAGGCACCATTTCTGTGGAGAGCGAGGTTGGTAAGGGGACAACATTCACTATCACATTACCCTGCAATATAGAAAATCTACAGTAA
- a CDS encoding ROK family protein: MGTTEQQVIGVDLGGSAIKLGRFTQSGHCLAEFAVPTPQPATPELVIAAIADAIATLDPNREAVAIGVGTPGPADAAGRIARVAINLAGWYDVPIADALEAKTGRSVTVANDANCAGLGEAWLGAGRNFKDVLTLTLGTGVGGAIILDGKLFVGRNGTAGELGLITLNPEGPPCNSGNRGSLEQHCSVQAIRRETGLAPAALFDRAKAGDKDAIAFWQTYGRWLGAGIASLVYVLTPEAVILGGGISAAAELFLPTTLAELESRVLLSSREEMQVLVAELGNQAGIAGAARLALQQYV; the protein is encoded by the coding sequence ATGGGCACGACAGAGCAGCAGGTGATCGGCGTTGATTTGGGTGGGTCTGCAATCAAGCTGGGGCGCTTTACCCAGTCGGGGCATTGCCTGGCCGAATTTGCTGTGCCCACGCCTCAGCCCGCCACCCCAGAGCTGGTCATTGCGGCGATAGCCGATGCGATCGCCACTCTCGACCCTAACCGCGAGGCCGTTGCTATTGGCGTGGGCACCCCCGGCCCCGCCGATGCCGCTGGCCGGATTGCCCGCGTTGCCATCAACCTAGCTGGTTGGTATGATGTGCCGATCGCCGATGCACTGGAAGCGAAGACGGGGCGATCGGTCACGGTGGCCAACGACGCCAACTGCGCTGGGCTGGGGGAAGCCTGGCTAGGCGCCGGGCGCAACTTTAAAGACGTGCTGACGCTTACCCTGGGCACAGGGGTCGGCGGCGCGATCATTCTCGATGGCAAGCTGTTTGTGGGCCGCAACGGAACCGCTGGGGAACTGGGACTGATTACCCTCAACCCTGAGGGGCCGCCCTGCAACAGCGGCAACCGAGGATCGCTGGAGCAGCACTGCTCGGTGCAGGCGATTCGGCGAGAGACGGGGTTGGCTCCGGCGGCGCTGTTTGACCGGGCCAAGGCGGGGGATAAAGATGCGATCGCCTTTTGGCAAACCTACGGTCGCTGGTTGGGCGCGGGCATTGCCAGCCTGGTCTATGTGCTGACCCCAGAGGCGGTGATTCTCGGTGGCGGCATTAGCGCAGCGGCGGAACTGTTCTTGCCGACGACCTTAGCAGAGCTTGAGAGCCGCGTGTTGCTCAGTTCTCGCGAGGAAATGCAGGTACTGGTGGCGGAGCTGGGCAATCAGGCGGGCATTGCTGGAGCGGCTCGCTTGGCGTTACAGCAGTATGTCTAA
- a CDS encoding NfeD family protein has protein sequence MNYPLFWAILGAIFCLMELFLPTGFVESTLGLSAFIVAFMALGVPSFSFQIVVWVALSLVLIFLLLRFVPKRTPYSLQESTEARTLTAIAPGQTGRVIYEGNSWQARCDDETITIGADQQVVVVRRKGNTLYVIPESSLRA, from the coding sequence ATGAACTACCCTCTGTTTTGGGCCATTCTGGGGGCGATCTTCTGCCTCATGGAGTTGTTTTTGCCCACGGGCTTCGTGGAGTCCACCCTGGGTTTGAGCGCGTTTATCGTAGCCTTTATGGCCTTGGGGGTGCCTTCCTTTAGCTTTCAAATTGTGGTTTGGGTAGCGCTGTCTCTCGTGCTGATCTTCCTGCTGCTGCGGTTTGTGCCCAAGCGCACCCCCTACAGTCTGCAAGAGTCGACCGAAGCCCGCACATTAACCGCCATTGCCCCCGGCCAAACCGGACGGGTCATCTACGAGGGCAACTCTTGGCAAGCTCGCTGCGACGACGAAACCATCACCATCGGGGCAGATCAGCAGGTGGTGGTGGTTAGACGCAAGGGCAACACCCTGTATGTCATCCCGGAAAGCTCGCTGAGAGCTTAG
- a CDS encoding SPFH domain-containing protein: protein MGGFFSFLIVLIFGGSIAASSVKIINQSDEALVETLGKYNGKKLTPGLNFLIPFLDKVVFRQTIRERVLDIPPQQCITRDNVSITVDAVVYWRIVDMEKAYYKVENLQSAMVNLVLTQIRAEMGQLELDQTFTARSEINEILLRELDISTEPWGVKVTRVELRDIVPSKAVQESMELQMAAERKKRAAVLTSEGEREAAVNSAKGRAESSVLDAEARQKAALLDAEAQQKTIVLRAEALRQEQLLQAKGTAEAMQVIAKTLAIDPGTREALQFIIAQHYMEMGLKIGSSDSSKVMFMDPRSIPATLESMRAIVGEGQS from the coding sequence ATGGGCGGCTTTTTTAGTTTTCTGATTGTGCTGATTTTTGGCGGGTCGATCGCCGCTAGCTCCGTCAAAATTATCAACCAAAGCGACGAAGCCCTAGTCGAAACCTTGGGCAAATACAACGGCAAAAAACTCACCCCCGGCCTTAATTTTCTAATTCCCTTTCTCGACAAAGTGGTGTTTAGGCAAACCATTCGCGAGCGCGTGCTCGATATTCCGCCCCAGCAGTGCATCACCCGCGACAACGTTTCAATCACGGTAGATGCGGTGGTGTACTGGCGCATTGTGGATATGGAGAAGGCCTACTATAAGGTTGAAAACCTCCAATCGGCGATGGTCAACCTAGTGCTCACCCAAATTCGCGCTGAAATGGGCCAGCTCGAACTCGACCAAACCTTTACCGCCCGCTCTGAAATCAACGAAATTCTGCTGCGCGAGCTGGATATCTCCACCGAGCCATGGGGTGTGAAGGTAACCCGAGTCGAACTGCGCGACATTGTGCCCTCCAAAGCGGTGCAAGAATCGATGGAGCTACAAATGGCAGCCGAGCGCAAAAAGCGGGCCGCTGTGTTGACCTCCGAAGGGGAGCGCGAAGCGGCGGTTAACTCTGCGAAAGGCCGGGCCGAGTCGTCGGTATTAGATGCCGAAGCTCGCCAAAAGGCCGCCCTTTTAGATGCCGAGGCCCAACAAAAAACCATTGTGCTGCGAGCCGAAGCACTGCGACAAGAGCAGCTGCTTCAGGCCAAGGGCACAGCTGAAGCCATGCAGGTAATTGCCAAAACCCTCGCCATCGACCCCGGCACTCGCGAAGCGCTGCAATTTATCATCGCCCAGCACTATATGGAGATGGGGCTCAAGATCGGCAGCAGCGACAGCAGCAAGGTGATGTTTATGGACCCCCGCAGTATTCCGGCAACGCTAGAGAGCATGCGGGCGATCGTCGGTGAGGGACAGTCGTAG
- a CDS encoding helix-turn-helix domain-containing protein: MPSPYSTDLRQRVLAAHQAGEGSQRELAQRFKVSSSFVRDLLRRYRESGDIHPKERGGGNQPKLSKVHLETVRQRLEQNNDLFLHELCEQLEVDCGVKVSVTTMHRAVQHLNLSVK, translated from the coding sequence ATGCCATCCCCGTACTCTACGGACTTGCGCCAACGTGTTCTCGCGGCCCACCAGGCCGGGGAAGGCTCGCAACGCGAACTGGCCCAACGGTTTAAGGTCAGTTCCTCTTTTGTTCGAGACTTGCTGCGCCGCTACCGCGAAAGTGGAGACATACACCCCAAAGAACGGGGTGGCGGCAATCAACCAAAGCTGAGCAAAGTTCACCTAGAGACAGTGCGTCAACGGCTTGAGCAAAACAACGATCTCTTTCTCCATGAGCTGTGCGAGCAGTTGGAGGTGGACTGTGGGGTGAAGGTAAGCGTTACAACCATGCATCGAGCCGTGCAACACCTCAATCTCAGTGTCAAATAA
- a CDS encoding YdcF family protein produces the protein MFLFLSKLLPLLIYPLGLACVLLVVALICVQRRPRWAAGAIALALALLLISSNSWVSTAIIRSLEWRYQDTVNLPEAEAIVVLGGAIKPKFPPRPWIDVAEEGDRVLHGARLYLEGKAPLLVLSGGRITWGQGQSRSEAADMAELAEALGVPPSAMLIEPDSLNTFENAAYTQVLLANLGIERILLVTSAMHMPRSLAIFKKQGFEAIPAPTDFHVAQDPADPGLTTWQGRALRLVPQTENLHYLTRALKEYIGIAIYRLKGWL, from the coding sequence ATGTTTTTGTTTTTGTCGAAGCTGCTGCCGCTGCTGATCTATCCGCTGGGGTTAGCCTGTGTGCTGCTAGTGGTGGCGCTGATCTGCGTTCAGCGGCGACCTCGATGGGCGGCGGGGGCGATCGCCCTAGCTCTAGCCCTACTGCTAATCAGCAGCAATAGCTGGGTATCGACGGCGATAATCCGCTCGCTGGAGTGGCGCTACCAGGACACGGTAAATTTGCCGGAGGCAGAGGCAATTGTGGTGCTGGGGGGCGCGATTAAGCCTAAGTTTCCGCCCCGGCCTTGGATTGATGTGGCTGAAGAGGGCGATCGCGTGCTGCACGGGGCGCGGCTCTACCTGGAAGGCAAGGCGCCGCTGCTGGTGCTGAGCGGCGGGCGCATTACTTGGGGACAGGGGCAAAGTCGTTCTGAAGCAGCTGATATGGCTGAGCTAGCCGAGGCGTTAGGGGTGCCCCCCAGCGCTATGCTGATTGAGCCCGACTCGCTCAACACTTTTGAGAATGCGGCCTACACCCAAGTATTGTTGGCCAATCTCGGCATTGAGCGCATTTTGCTGGTGACCTCCGCGATGCACATGCCCCGTTCCCTGGCGATTTTCAAAAAACAGGGATTTGAGGCCATCCCAGCGCCGACCGATTTTCATGTGGCCCAAGACCCTGCTGACCCAGGGCTGACTACCTGGCAGGGCCGCGCCCTCAGACTGGTGCCCCAGACCGAGAACCTGCACTACCTCACCCGCGCCCTCAAGGAATACATCGGCATTGCTATTTATCGGCTCAAAGGCTGGCTTTAG
- a CDS encoding IS630 family transposase, with protein MQRRFDYRNWSFTVDPRNLVFVDEAGVNLAMTRLRGRAPQGERVHDSPPRNRGQNVSLLGALSMEGLVATMSVPGSVNTDVFVTYLREVLIPQLWVGAIVVMDNLSVHHTARVAELIEAAGAKLVFLPPYSPDLSPIELCWSKLKACLRSAKARTPQALQQALKQIVIQEISESNAIAWFAHYGLFA; from the coding sequence ATGCAACGACGCTTTGACTACCGGAATTGGAGTTTCACGGTTGACCCACGCAATCTAGTGTTTGTTGATGAGGCTGGGGTGAATCTGGCGATGACCCGCTTGCGAGGACGGGCACCTCAAGGAGAGCGGGTACACGATTCACCCCCTCGTAACCGAGGGCAAAATGTGTCTTTGCTAGGGGCGCTCTCGATGGAAGGGTTAGTGGCCACCATGAGTGTTCCTGGCAGTGTCAACACCGATGTTTTTGTCACCTACCTCCGCGAAGTCTTGATACCGCAGTTATGGGTGGGGGCAATTGTGGTGATGGACAACCTATCGGTTCACCATACGGCTAGGGTTGCCGAGTTGATTGAGGCCGCAGGGGCAAAGCTGGTCTTCTTGCCGCCCTACTCCCCAGACTTATCGCCCATTGAGTTGTGTTGGTCAAAGCTTAAAGCCTGTTTGCGTTCGGCCAAGGCTCGAACACCTCAAGCACTGCAACAGGCGCTGAAGCAGATTGTCATTCAGGAGATCTCAGAGAGCAACGCTATTGCCTGGTTCGCTCACTATGGCTTATTCGCGTGA
- a CDS encoding protein phosphatase 2C domain-containing protein: protein MNRVERRPSRYKPYLWVIGTDIETLPVDELVGQRYRIVGPRIWLDTQPDQRPSAPNAFPGEALPYLKAHPHRLHVPGLYGVLERTGAPPILLLENAPIHFQAGELLPELAGGLFSASPLRQANWLWQLWELWGTLGELGLARSLFVPGNLRVDGWRLRLVELQSDGNPTTLADLVELWRSLLSPLHLSVSEPLRSLVNRIDADAVDLDTVALELNQILLRQAALVPTRIALSGATAQGPTQPRNEDACWPLGTQSEAAPMQVAMVCDGVGGHDGGEVASQLAVQALQIQLQALLAEAQNELRGLPPQVVVQQLEAVIRIVNELISFQNDNHGWAGRQRMGTTLVMAVVIPQRVQTDDGWGRVNEVYLAHVGDSRAYWITPDYCHPLTVDDDIAGREVIACRQTWPQALERSDAGALTQALGTRSGDHLQPHIQRFVFDETGILLLCSDGLSDNYRIEDAWANYIGLIVKDIVTLDSAVASWIELANQKNGHDNTTVVLMQHKLLVPAATGQDIPVGAGARQESAIPAGAKLYGENLPQDEFVPTPAKRKPPRGVPRWVLAVSGSALLLGLLGWWLLASRSPEPPEPQRTPPVAPAP, encoded by the coding sequence ATGAACCGTGTTGAGCGCCGCCCCTCCCGCTATAAGCCTTACCTCTGGGTGATCGGCACTGATATTGAGACTCTGCCAGTCGATGAGCTAGTGGGGCAGCGCTATCGGATAGTGGGTCCGCGCATTTGGCTTGATACCCAGCCAGACCAGCGACCCAGTGCCCCCAACGCCTTTCCTGGGGAGGCGCTGCCTTACCTCAAGGCGCACCCCCATCGGCTGCATGTGCCGGGATTATATGGCGTGCTAGAGCGCACTGGGGCACCGCCGATTTTGCTGTTGGAGAATGCCCCGATTCATTTTCAAGCGGGGGAGCTATTGCCAGAGCTGGCAGGCGGGCTGTTTAGCGCTTCACCCCTGCGCCAGGCTAACTGGCTGTGGCAGCTTTGGGAACTGTGGGGAACGCTGGGCGAACTGGGCTTGGCCAGGAGCTTATTCGTACCTGGTAATTTACGGGTGGATGGCTGGCGGCTGCGGTTGGTGGAACTGCAATCTGATGGGAACCCGACTACCCTGGCCGATTTAGTGGAGCTGTGGCGATCGCTGCTGTCTCCCCTACACCTATCTGTGTCAGAGCCGCTGCGATCGCTGGTTAACCGCATCGACGCCGATGCTGTCGACCTCGACACCGTAGCGCTTGAACTCAACCAAATTCTGCTGCGCCAGGCGGCTCTAGTGCCCACCCGGATTGCCCTGTCTGGAGCCACGGCCCAGGGGCCAACCCAGCCCCGCAATGAAGATGCCTGCTGGCCCCTGGGCACCCAGAGCGAAGCCGCCCCCATGCAAGTGGCGATGGTGTGCGACGGGGTAGGGGGCCACGATGGCGGCGAAGTGGCCAGCCAACTGGCGGTGCAGGCTCTGCAAATTCAGCTGCAAGCACTGCTGGCCGAAGCCCAAAACGAGCTGCGGGGACTGCCGCCTCAGGTTGTCGTTCAGCAGCTTGAGGCGGTGATTCGCATTGTCAACGAGCTGATCAGTTTTCAAAACGATAACCACGGTTGGGCCGGTCGTCAGCGTATGGGCACCACCCTGGTGATGGCGGTGGTCATTCCCCAGCGGGTGCAAACTGACGACGGCTGGGGACGGGTGAATGAAGTGTACCTGGCCCACGTTGGCGATAGCCGTGCTTACTGGATCACTCCCGACTACTGCCACCCGCTCACGGTAGACGATGACATCGCCGGGCGCGAGGTGATCGCCTGTCGTCAAACCTGGCCCCAGGCCCTAGAGCGCAGCGATGCCGGAGCGCTTACCCAGGCCCTGGGCACCCGCAGCGGCGATCATCTCCAGCCCCACATTCAGCGCTTTGTGTTTGACGAGACGGGGATTTTGCTGCTCTGCTCCGATGGCCTCAGCGACAACTACCGCATCGAAGATGCATGGGCCAACTACATCGGCTTGATCGTTAAAGACATTGTCACCCTCGACTCGGCGGTGGCCTCTTGGATTGAGCTGGCTAACCAAAAAAATGGCCACGACAATACTACCGTCGTGCTGATGCAGCACAAGCTTCTGGTTCCTGCTGCGACAGGCCAAGACATTCCAGTTGGAGCTGGTGCCCGACAGGAGTCCGCCATCCCCGCTGGGGCCAAGCTCTACGGTGAAAACCTGCCCCAGGACGAGTTTGTGCCTACTCCGGCGAAACGCAAACCGCCGCGCGGAGTGCCCCGCTGGGTGCTGGCGGTGTCGGGTTCTGCCCTGCTGCTGGGGCTGCTGGGCTGGTGGTTGCTGGCTAGTCGATCGCCGGAGCCGCCGGAGCCGCAGAGGACGCCGCCTGTGGCTCCGGCGCCTTAG
- a CDS encoding EAL domain-containing response regulator — MAKILVIEDTEDLRKGIVQSLSCLGFEAIGAENGKTGVDLAKMHFPDLIVCDIMMPEIDGYQVYEILHQDPEMMVIPFIFLSAKADRLDIRKGMNLGADDYLAKPFTTAELADAITSRLHKKNTIVDPYIAEMKSATDQISSLAYQDALTKLPNRILLYQKFQQALAIAKRRQQVMAILCINLCQFKSVNSTFGYSTGDLLLQAVAERLLEVAGQENIVARINADVFSMILVNVLDKKTVEDQVKAILTSLASPYWLNDHKIQVQATIGIALYPDDQSDFGKLLSHAEMAMGFAKQSRKDSYHFYEVEMGAKSEQNNLIEKGLNTALENSEFQIFYQPKINLITGRIMGAEALLRWHHPELGMVDPNVFIPIAEKTGHIIEIGNWILEAVCTQTRTWQDLHPIPLKVSVNLSAFQLRQADLVQTITQILKQTQLDPNCLELELTETSLMDDIESAIAILGELKAVGIKISLDDFGTGYSSLNYLKRLPLDILKIDRSFINDVFQAPQNATIVTTIIAMARGLKLRVIAEGVETQEQFNFLREQGCQAIQGYLFSPAVPVEQFEAFLAEDKRL; from the coding sequence ATGGCAAAAATTCTAGTCATTGAAGATACTGAAGATCTTCGAAAAGGCATTGTTCAGTCTCTAAGCTGTCTTGGTTTTGAAGCAATTGGAGCGGAGAATGGCAAGACTGGAGTTGACCTGGCAAAAATGCATTTTCCAGACCTGATCGTCTGCGATATTATGATGCCAGAGATAGATGGCTATCAGGTCTATGAAATTTTGCATCAAGATCCGGAAATGATGGTTATTCCATTCATTTTCTTATCGGCTAAGGCTGATAGATTAGACATTCGTAAAGGAATGAATTTGGGTGCAGACGACTATCTTGCTAAGCCGTTCACAACCGCTGAATTGGCAGACGCAATTACCAGTCGGCTACACAAAAAAAATACGATTGTTGATCCCTACATTGCAGAGATGAAGAGTGCGACGGATCAAATTAGTTCCTTAGCATATCAGGATGCATTAACTAAGCTGCCCAACCGTATTCTGCTATATCAAAAATTTCAGCAAGCTCTGGCAATAGCAAAACGCCGTCAGCAAGTGATGGCGATTCTGTGCATAAACCTATGCCAATTTAAATCTGTCAACAGCACGTTCGGTTACTCAACGGGGGATTTATTACTTCAAGCCGTAGCTGAACGACTGCTCGAAGTTGCAGGCCAAGAAAACATAGTAGCTCGAATCAATGCTGACGTATTTAGCATGATTCTGGTTAACGTCTTAGACAAAAAAACTGTTGAGGATCAAGTCAAGGCTATTTTAACCAGTCTGGCTAGCCCTTATTGGCTGAATGACCATAAGATCCAGGTGCAGGCTACTATTGGCATTGCTCTCTATCCCGATGATCAAAGTGATTTTGGTAAATTGCTGAGCCATGCCGAAATGGCTATGGGTTTTGCTAAGCAGTCCCGAAAAGATAGCTATCATTTCTACGAGGTGGAAATGGGAGCTAAGTCTGAACAAAATAATTTAATAGAAAAGGGATTAAACACTGCTCTAGAAAACTCTGAGTTTCAAATTTTTTATCAGCCTAAAATTAATTTAATCACTGGACGCATCATGGGAGCCGAAGCTTTACTGCGATGGCATCATCCTGAGTTGGGGATGGTTGACCCAAATGTCTTTATCCCGATCGCAGAAAAAACAGGGCACATTATTGAAATCGGCAACTGGATCTTAGAAGCCGTTTGTACTCAAACTCGTACTTGGCAAGATCTCCATCCTATTCCCCTAAAAGTTTCTGTTAATTTATCAGCATTTCAATTGAGGCAAGCGGATCTAGTTCAAACTATTACCCAGATCTTAAAACAAACCCAGCTCGACCCAAACTGCTTGGAGCTAGAGCTTACTGAAACCAGCTTGATGGATGATATAGAATCTGCGATCGCTATTCTAGGAGAGTTAAAAGCTGTAGGAATTAAGATCTCTCTCGACGATTTCGGTACAGGTTACTCATCTTTAAATTACCTTAAGCGTCTACCGCTTGATATTTTAAAAATCGATCGCTCTTTTATTAACGACGTTTTTCAGGCTCCCCAAAATGCCACGATTGTTACAACAATAATTGCGATGGCTCGGGGCTTAAAGTTACGAGTTATTGCTGAAGGCGTAGAAACTCAAGAACAGTTTAATTTTTTGCGAGAGCAAGGTTGTCAGGCAATTCAGGGTTACTTATTCAGCCCAGCTGTTCCTGTGGAACAGTTTGAAGCCTTCTTGGCCGAGGATAAGCGTTTATAG